TTCGATTCAATGATTTCCGGAGCGTCATCGATGAAAAGGCAGCCTCCCGGCCGGGATTTGGACATTTTTTTGGACGGATCATCTAAGCTCATTACTCGAGCGGTCTTTGTCATCACCGCCTGCGGCTCCGGGAAAGTTTCTCCAAAACGAGTATTGAATTTTCGTGCAAGGGTGCGAGCCAGTTCTAGATGTTGGAGCTGATCTTCACCGACCGGAACGAATTTTGCGTCATATAGCAAAATATCCGCCGCCATTAGAACCGGATAGGTGAATAGGCCAACGTTTATATTTTCTTTTTGAGTCGAAGCTTTGTCTTTGAATTGAGTCATTCTCTGCAATTCACCGAAAGGCGTTACTGTTTCTAGGATTTTCGCTAATTCTACAGATTCCGGCACGGCGGATTGTACGAAAATTTTGGATTTTTTCGGGTCCAGACCAGCGGCGAGATAATCGGCGGCCAAATTAAGGATTTGTTCCTGTTTTTGCTGCGGGTCGAAGTTTTCGGTTAGTGAATGATAATCAGCAATGAAAAAATAGCAGTCGTATTTTCCGGAATTTTGCAGGGCAACGAAATTTTTCAGCGCGCCTAAATAGTTACCGATATGCAATCGGCCTGTTGGTTGGATTCCCGACACCAAGACTGGTTTACTCATACAGAAATTATACTTTAAGTGACTGCAAAACAAAAAGCGCCCCTCGGGGCGCTTTTTGCGATCTTTGTGATTTTAGATCTCGATCACTACCGGCAGAATCATTGGCCGACGCTTGGTTCTAGTATACAAAAGTTGGCCGACTTGATCGCGTATCAGAGTTTTCAGATAATCAGCTTCAACGCTCTTGTTGTGTGGCACCCTTTCGAGCACTCCGCGGATTTTACGGCGGATTTCGTTGAGCAGCTCCTGATTTTCTTTCAACAGAATAAAGCCACGGGAAATAATGTCGGGGTTTTTCAGGATCTTTCCGTCGGAGCGGCTGACGGTGGTGATAATCACTACCATGCCTTCCTGAGAAAGCATGCGGCGATCACGCAACACGACTTCTTCCACGTCGCCCACGCCCAAGCCGTCTACCATTACATAGAAAGCCGGCACTTCTTCTTTGCTGACAACGAAGGTGTCTTTAGTAATCAAAGCTACCTGACCATTGTCCATCATGATGGTATTCGCTTTTGGAATACCTACAGACTGCGCCAATTTGGCAGTGTGTTTTCTCATGAAGTAATAGGCGTGCACCGGCACTACGAATTTCGGTTTGACCATTTTCACAACCAGCTTCAAGTCTTCTGAGTGAGCGTGTCCGCTGGCGTGAATATCCAGCAGTTTAGAGTTGTAGATTTCATCTACCTGACGGGCGACGTTGTCTTGCAGGGCTTGAACGCTCCGTTCATTGCCCGGAACTACCGAAGAAGAAAAGATAACCGTGTCAGTTGGTTTGAGTCGCATAGTTTTATGCTCTCCGGTTACGATTTTCATCAATCCGGCGTTTGGCTCGCCCTGCGCTCCAGTAGTTAATACCAAAACCTGATTGTCTTTGTACTTATCGATTTCTTCAATCGTAATAATCTGATCTTTCCGAGTTTTGATGTAGCCGGTAGTCATTG
This bacterium DNA region includes the following protein-coding sequences:
- the trpS gene encoding tryptophan--tRNA ligase, producing the protein MSKPVLVSGIQPTGRLHIGNYLGALKNFVALQNSGKYDCYFFIADYHSLTENFDPQQKQEQILNLAADYLAAGLDPKKSKIFVQSAVPESVELAKILETVTPFGELQRMTQFKDKASTQKENINVGLFTYPVLMAADILLYDAKFVPVGEDQLQHLELARTLARKFNTRFGETFPEPQAVMTKTARVMSLDDPSKKMSKSRPGGCLFIDDAPEIIESKVRTAVTDSGNEIKYDPKNKPGISNMLGMMSAVSGKSIEELADGFSGMNYGELKHSLSDYLIEYFAPFRKKKLALIKKPVSLKSALRAGASKAKKSAEKKMAEVKKKIGL